A portion of the Paucilactobacillus hokkaidonensis JCM 18461 genome contains these proteins:
- a CDS encoding glycerophosphodiester phosphodiesterase family protein translates to MTKRIELTGIMWVLVIINNWLLANIKLATWIKISCLFCSLLIVIAWVSYQLKAQENIGKTSWIVGLSLLIGWIMLLPLGGLGLTSHVINLIYIPQTALRVLYLRRILIVPVIAICYCSLLVLWWRQLRGWILRSLNPHFATGSLFTNQFFKSFGIQLLVTIVGFGLMYLCVNWIAKANDFLGGAMLLLIGTWILANWISFLITQYFQLQLTSEPNVIIGIGLMVASVLLVIGWTQSLNYSSQLKTPEIISHRGVDGHNGVQNTVQSLHKTSEKKPAAIEMDIQETEDKSFVCFHDVNLKGLARRNTTVHNLRIARLQRISLSEHGFKTPVSTFNQYLKRARQQHLIVEIKPQHVSPTQVAQTFGSHYADKLESRHDKVHSVDDQIIAQLHRSYPRLSVGLIRPFVISRLATKDVNFYSLDYRTVNQQTVQFLHAHHKKVYVWTVDKPQVAQRMLQLGVDGIITDRLSLIRAKINVMKAPVTTRVTNVLWQLI, encoded by the coding sequence ATGACGAAACGAATCGAATTAACTGGGATCATGTGGGTGTTGGTAATCATTAATAATTGGTTATTGGCAAATATTAAACTAGCAACTTGGATAAAAATCAGTTGCTTATTTTGTAGCCTGTTAATTGTTATTGCGTGGGTTAGTTATCAGTTGAAGGCACAAGAAAATATTGGGAAGACCTCATGGATCGTCGGACTTAGTTTGTTAATCGGCTGGATTATGTTGTTGCCATTGGGTGGTTTAGGATTAACTAGTCATGTTATCAATCTAATTTATATCCCACAGACAGCCTTGCGGGTGCTGTATCTGCGACGTATTTTGATTGTACCGGTGATTGCAATCTGTTATTGCAGTCTGTTGGTTTTGTGGTGGCGGCAGCTACGAGGATGGATACTTCGATCATTAAATCCGCATTTTGCCACCGGTAGTTTATTTACTAATCAATTTTTCAAGTCATTTGGCATTCAGCTACTGGTTACGATAGTTGGTTTCGGGTTAATGTATCTATGTGTCAATTGGATTGCTAAGGCTAATGATTTTTTAGGTGGCGCGATGTTGCTGCTAATCGGTACATGGATATTGGCTAATTGGATTAGTTTTTTGATTACCCAATATTTTCAGTTACAATTGACAAGTGAGCCTAATGTGATTATTGGTATAGGCTTGATGGTGGCGAGTGTGCTACTAGTAATTGGGTGGACCCAGAGTCTAAATTATTCCAGTCAGTTGAAAACACCAGAAATTATCTCTCACCGTGGTGTTGATGGGCATAATGGGGTCCAAAATACAGTCCAAAGTCTCCATAAAACTAGCGAGAAAAAACCGGCTGCAATTGAAATGGACATTCAGGAAACAGAAGATAAATCATTTGTGTGTTTTCATGATGTTAATTTAAAGGGCTTAGCTCGGCGAAACACTACTGTGCATAATTTGAGAATTGCACGGTTACAACGAATTAGCTTGAGTGAACATGGCTTTAAGACGCCAGTATCAACCTTTAATCAGTATTTAAAGCGTGCTCGACAACAACATCTGATAGTTGAAATTAAGCCGCAGCACGTTAGTCCAACCCAAGTAGCACAGACGTTTGGATCGCATTATGCAGACAAGCTTGAGTCCCGACACGATAAAGTTCACTCAGTGGATGATCAAATTATTGCTCAGTTACACCGAAGTTATCCTAGACTATCGGTGGGGTTAATTCGGCCGTTTGTAATTAGCCGGTTAGCAACTAAGGATGTTAATTTTTATTCGCTGGATTATCGTACTGTGAATCAACAAACGGTTCAGTTTTTACATGCACATCATAAAAAAGTATATGTTTGGACAGTTGATAAACCTCAAGTAGCACAAAGAATGTTACAGCTGGGAGTCGATGGAATTATCACCGATCGATTAAGTTTAATCCGTGCTAAAATAAATGTGATGAAAGCGCCAGTTACAACGAGAGTAACAAATGTTTTATGGCAGTTAATCTAA
- a CDS encoding D-alanine--D-alanine ligase family protein: MQTNRKIHVALLFGGNSSEHDVSKRSAHNIYDAMDKQKYDVSLFMFTKDGILLGNAASKRIFNGEAEDQVVADEYPKIDMHNPLAPILALQEVQDVDIFYPVIHGNLGEDGTVQGLFKLLKKPYIGSNVLASALSFDKDMTKRILTQAGVRNTKYLLVTPENKAEMTWAKISGELGETVFIKPANQGSSVGIHRATNEQEYNDGLADAFNYDFKILVEEAIQGPKEIEISILGNEAPRASKLGAVKVPDSDPFYDYQNKFVDASGVVFELPVVLPAELTNEITQMALTAYVALGMKGLSRIDFLVDENNVPYLSEPNTLPGFTNISLYPQMWEVSGISYSELIDQIIQYGLDEYKRNSEIKYDFEELGTEHVGKKEYNNDK, from the coding sequence ATGCAGACAAATCGAAAGATTCATGTAGCACTCCTTTTTGGTGGCAATTCGTCTGAACATGATGTTTCTAAACGTTCAGCCCATAATATTTACGATGCAATGGACAAACAAAAGTATGATGTAAGTTTGTTCATGTTTACCAAAGATGGAATTCTATTAGGAAACGCGGCTTCAAAACGAATTTTTAATGGTGAAGCAGAAGATCAGGTTGTTGCGGATGAATATCCAAAAATTGATATGCACAATCCATTAGCACCGATCTTGGCGCTACAAGAAGTACAAGATGTGGATATTTTTTATCCAGTAATTCATGGTAATTTAGGTGAAGATGGTACGGTCCAGGGACTATTCAAATTGCTAAAAAAGCCGTACATTGGTTCCAATGTCTTGGCATCCGCATTGTCGTTTGATAAAGATATGACTAAGCGGATCCTGACTCAAGCGGGTGTGCGCAATACTAAGTACTTACTGGTTACACCTGAAAATAAGGCGGAAATGACTTGGGCTAAGATTAGCGGTGAATTGGGTGAGACTGTCTTTATTAAGCCAGCCAACCAAGGATCTTCAGTTGGAATTCATCGTGCTACTAATGAGCAAGAATATAACGATGGTTTGGCTGATGCATTTAACTATGACTTCAAAATTTTGGTCGAAGAAGCGATTCAGGGACCAAAAGAAATTGAAATTTCAATTTTAGGTAACGAGGCGCCACGCGCATCTAAATTAGGTGCCGTTAAAGTTCCAGATAGTGATCCTTTTTATGATTATCAAAACAAGTTTGTTGATGCAAGTGGGGTTGTCTTTGAACTACCAGTGGTGTTACCAGCAGAGTTAACGAATGAGATCACACAGATGGCGCTAACAGCTTACGTTGCGTTAGGAATGAAGGGCCTGTCTCGAATTGACTTTTTGGTTGATGAAAACAACGTACCATATTTAAGTGAACCCAATACGTTGCCTGGCTTTACTAATATCAGCCTGTATCCACAAATGTGGGAAGTTTCTGGGATTAGTTATTCAGAATTAATTGATCAGATTATTCAATATGGATTGGATGAGTACAAGCGCAATAGTGAAATTAAGTATGACTTTGAAGAATTAGGTACTGAACACGTTGGTAAAAAAGAATATAATAATGACAAATAG
- a CDS encoding DUF2785 domain-containing protein has translation MSQQTQLAAQLSALREKINQGQIFQSLGTEIGKLATSVKKVKSTKVYLPRDDDEVLALIKQLRQKHTDNQLTEISDQDLLLLLGHIGSPDPEVRDHGVYFIFNELLEAQIFSKRQLTLAYKYLLSDEVLFDHILEPQNNAIYQRSFAVLLLSTLTYGDQAGYFFLTPELINQAVMQLSLYTIMETDTRGFIRKNGWGHAYTHIGNVLDELSQRDELSRADKLFLMTVLIERYKYLQTPLIFGEPQRIASYLARITNKNELYQNYFLLQLKAWRSQLMNQFEPHSEGEWNRLMNHTRLMQAILVRGDFNEEIIKYIASGQQYLG, from the coding sequence GTGAGTCAGCAGACACAATTAGCAGCACAACTTAGTGCTTTAAGAGAAAAAATAAACCAGGGCCAAATTTTTCAATCACTGGGAACAGAAATTGGAAAGTTGGCTACCTCTGTTAAAAAAGTTAAATCAACCAAAGTTTATCTACCAAGGGATGACGATGAGGTTTTAGCCTTAATTAAACAATTACGGCAAAAACATACTGACAATCAGCTGACTGAGATTTCAGACCAAGATTTATTATTATTGCTTGGTCATATTGGTTCACCCGATCCAGAAGTACGGGATCATGGTGTTTACTTTATATTCAACGAATTACTGGAAGCTCAGATCTTTTCAAAGCGCCAGTTGACCTTGGCCTACAAATACTTGTTATCTGATGAAGTTTTATTTGATCACATTTTAGAGCCGCAAAATAATGCAATTTATCAACGTTCGTTTGCAGTTTTATTACTTTCAACACTCACATATGGGGATCAAGCTGGTTATTTCTTCTTAACGCCGGAATTAATTAATCAAGCGGTGATGCAGTTGTCATTGTATACTATTATGGAAACCGATACGCGCGGCTTTATTCGTAAAAATGGGTGGGGACATGCGTACACCCATATTGGGAACGTACTGGATGAGTTGTCACAGCGAGACGAATTATCACGTGCGGATAAATTGTTTTTGATGACCGTTTTAATCGAGCGCTATAAATATTTGCAGACACCATTGATTTTTGGTGAACCACAACGAATTGCTTCTTATTTAGCACGCATTACCAATAAAAATGAATTGTATCAAAATTACTTTTTACTCCAGCTAAAGGCCTGGCGTAGTCAATTAATGAATCAGTTTGAGCCACACTCTGAAGGCGAATGGAATCGTTTGATGAATCATACTCGGTTAATGCAGGCAATTTTGGTTCGTGGCGATTTTAATGAAGAGATTATTAAATACATTGCGAGTGGCCAACAATATTTAGGTTAA
- a CDS encoding ABC transporter ATP-binding protein, whose protein sequence is MTQLKINHLSRKFGHHEVLKDVSLTLEPNKIYGLLGRNGAGKSTLLNIISNRIFPSSGSVKIDDQSVIENDRLLSNMFLMSEIDMYSERMKIEKIFKQTELSYGSFDWTKARQLVQKFGVKLDAKFGGLSTGYHSIVKLIIALSVPVDYVFFDEPVLGLDANHRELFYQELLQTYEDRPRTFLISTHLIEEIAPIVEHVFILDKGKILIDGETQSIVANSYAITGPNQAVEQYTDGLNVIGHNTLGGLRTDYVYGSLDDSRVIPDTVKIEHVDLQKLFVYLTDGGDYNVEK, encoded by the coding sequence ATGACACAACTGAAAATTAATCATCTTTCACGCAAATTTGGCCATCACGAAGTATTGAAAGATGTTTCACTGACCTTAGAGCCGAACAAAATTTACGGGTTGTTGGGACGTAACGGAGCCGGTAAAAGTACACTGCTAAATATTATTTCCAATCGTATTTTTCCATCAAGCGGATCAGTTAAAATTGACGATCAATCTGTTATTGAAAATGACCGATTATTATCCAATATGTTTTTAATGAGCGAAATTGATATGTATTCTGAACGAATGAAGATTGAAAAAATATTTAAACAGACTGAATTAAGCTATGGCTCATTTGATTGGACTAAGGCTAGACAACTGGTCCAAAAATTTGGGGTTAAATTAGATGCTAAATTTGGCGGTCTATCAACCGGTTATCATTCAATCGTTAAATTGATTATTGCCCTCAGTGTACCTGTCGATTACGTATTCTTCGATGAACCCGTTTTAGGACTGGATGCCAACCATCGCGAGTTGTTTTATCAGGAGCTGTTACAAACATATGAGGATCGACCACGAACGTTTTTGATCTCGACACATTTAATTGAAGAAATTGCACCAATTGTTGAACATGTTTTCATTTTAGACAAAGGGAAAATTTTGATTGATGGAGAGACCCAATCGATTGTGGCCAATTCATATGCAATTACGGGGCCTAATCAGGCTGTAGAGCAATATACTGATGGTCTGAACGTAATTGGTCATAATACTTTAGGCGGGTTACGAACAGACTATGTGTACGGTTCTTTGGATGATAGTCGTGTGATTCCAGATACAGTTAAGATTGAGCACGTTGATTTGCAAAAACTATTTGTTTATTTAACTGACGGGGGTGATTACAATGTTGAAAAGTAA
- a CDS encoding GntR family transcriptional regulator, whose translation MEFNFNSTEPLYLQVAQQLEEAIFTGSFAEDQQVPSTTEISKQFHINPATVLKGMNLLVAKELIEKRRGIGMFVKVGAVETIGHQRKESFFTDYILNVVTEAQKLGLTEDKLIELIERGYQNDTTEN comes from the coding sequence TTGGAATTTAATTTTAATAGCACCGAACCATTATATCTCCAAGTTGCTCAGCAGCTTGAGGAAGCCATTTTCACTGGTAGTTTTGCTGAAGATCAGCAGGTCCCATCAACAACTGAAATATCAAAACAATTTCATATTAATCCGGCAACCGTGTTAAAAGGGATGAATTTGTTGGTTGCTAAGGAATTAATTGAAAAAAGACGGGGGATTGGAATGTTTGTCAAAGTTGGAGCAGTTGAAACCATTGGCCATCAGCGGAAAGAAAGTTTCTTTACTGACTATATTTTAAATGTAGTGACTGAGGCACAAAAATTAGGTTTAACAGAGGATAAATTAATTGAGTTAATTGAACGGGGGTATCAAAATGACACAACTGAAAATTAA
- a CDS encoding FtsX-like permease family protein produces the protein MIHKLAFAGLHRRWPDYLVLFSGLSIGAAIFYMFAALATNEKFLKANVNISSVTQVFVFGLILLTLITIVYVGYAQSFLLGMRYQDYGLFIMFGAKPRKISQMIMLETFTVQLGSTLVGLLLGMGLTQVASHWLANQIHFPLTGLSVVQGPAIIITIVLFGLLAIFCTIVSLISVRRKPLNSILKANQLVNQPSNNYKLKMVESVSGLILLVIGFTALLQIEVLQLTAIPIALVAISGGTYLVIHSLFSWIINWLKKRAFSYKGLRLFTLGQLQFRIENYTRVLSMVTILFALALGAIVVGIGYHRQIPIMSAYSSAYSMNITNPTSQAKKIISKMDVTRDVTYSQISDQKNVYYNQAQLDRHPLEAVIPANSEHQLTNPQYKNVTNKELTGKTIENSSFLLLEDPTIRNKKNVVLPAKQFNETVGTKSSLRLIRVRSLNQSYHHLKQLEKYKSVAATSGYEVGNTYEMFVISNTLFGGLEFIGLFLGIAFLTMLASCLMFKVLSGTKIDRDRYQMLIKIGVANKQLKRAIAYEIGVLFIIPGIAGIGYVALGLQMFKKLMVNPYDQWWWSVMGFTICYCLYYLVTVKLYQRLVLQKKMR, from the coding sequence ATGATTCACAAACTAGCATTTGCTGGATTACATCGCCGGTGGCCAGATTACCTGGTTTTATTTTCAGGATTAAGTATTGGAGCAGCCATTTTTTATATGTTTGCAGCATTGGCCACTAACGAAAAGTTTTTAAAAGCTAATGTTAATATTTCATCAGTTACACAAGTATTCGTTTTTGGTTTGATTTTGCTGACCTTGATTACAATTGTTTATGTCGGTTATGCGCAGTCATTTTTATTGGGGATGCGTTACCAAGACTACGGTCTCTTTATCATGTTTGGAGCTAAGCCACGTAAGATTAGTCAGATGATCATGTTGGAAACATTTACGGTGCAATTAGGATCTACGTTAGTTGGCTTATTATTAGGAATGGGTCTGACTCAGGTTGCTAGTCATTGGCTAGCTAATCAAATTCATTTTCCGCTAACTGGACTGAGCGTGGTTCAAGGACCGGCTATCATTATTACAATTGTTCTATTCGGGCTTTTGGCAATCTTTTGTACCATTGTTTCATTAATCAGTGTTCGAAGAAAACCCCTGAATTCAATTTTGAAGGCCAATCAACTTGTTAACCAGCCTAGTAATAACTATAAATTAAAAATGGTAGAGTCGGTTAGTGGACTGATTTTACTGGTAATTGGATTTACAGCATTGCTGCAAATCGAAGTGTTGCAGCTGACCGCTATTCCAATTGCCTTAGTGGCGATCTCAGGCGGGACTTACTTAGTCATTCATTCGTTATTTTCATGGATCATCAACTGGTTGAAAAAGCGGGCATTTAGTTATAAGGGTCTGCGATTATTCACTCTCGGTCAGTTACAGTTTCGAATTGAAAATTATACTCGTGTATTATCAATGGTAACAATTTTGTTTGCGCTAGCATTAGGGGCAATCGTCGTTGGTATCGGATATCACCGTCAAATCCCCATTATGAGTGCTTATTCTAGTGCATATAGCATGAATATCACGAATCCGACGAGCCAAGCTAAAAAAATAATCAGCAAAATGGATGTAACAAGGGATGTTACCTATTCACAAATTAGTGATCAAAAAAATGTTTATTATAATCAGGCGCAGTTGGACCGACATCCGCTTGAAGCGGTTATTCCGGCTAACTCTGAGCATCAATTAACAAACCCGCAATATAAAAATGTAACGAATAAAGAATTAACTGGTAAAACAATTGAAAATTCAAGCTTTCTGTTGTTAGAAGATCCTACAATTCGCAATAAAAAAAATGTGGTATTACCAGCAAAGCAGTTCAATGAAACTGTCGGGACTAAGAGCTCACTGCGGCTAATCCGTGTTCGCAGTTTGAACCAGAGTTATCACCACTTAAAACAACTCGAAAAATATAAATCAGTAGCCGCTACAAGTGGTTATGAGGTTGGTAATACTTACGAAATGTTCGTGATTTCAAATACGCTGTTTGGTGGATTAGAATTTATTGGATTATTTTTAGGAATTGCATTCTTAACCATGTTAGCATCGTGTCTAATGTTTAAAGTATTATCTGGTACTAAAATAGATCGTGACCGCTATCAAATGTTAATCAAAATTGGAGTTGCTAACAAGCAATTGAAACGGGCAATAGCTTACGAAATTGGCGTTTTGTTTATTATTCCAGGAATTGCTGGAATTGGGTATGTTGCCCTTGGTTTGCAAATGTTTAAAAAGTTAATGGTTAATCCGTACGATCAATGGTGGTGGTCAGTGATGGGCTTTACAATTTGTTATTGTTTGTATTATTTAGTGACGGTTAAGCTGTATCAACGATTAGTGTTACAAAAGAAAATGAGGTGA
- a CDS encoding SPFH domain-containing protein — MTEKRAFHVNGYLGIIVALAILVLSGWLALSGFYNNEGSPVIIGVILLLVSLFIFSSLTIVAPNQAKVLTFFGRYVGSIRDAGLYVTIPLTNKATLSLRVRNFNSDLLKVNDSKGNPVEIGAVIVFKVVDSAKASFDVDQYEQFVEIQSESAIRHVATEYPYDTFEDEAALSLRGNPNDVSNNLTKELQERLEVAGVKIIETRLTHLAYATEIANAMLQRQQASAILSARKIIVQGAVSMTEDAINQLDTDTNIKLDDDRKLQLINNMLVSIITDRGTQPVINTDNVKR; from the coding sequence ATGACAGAAAAAAGAGCATTTCATGTTAATGGTTATTTAGGAATTATTGTTGCTTTGGCGATCTTAGTTTTGAGTGGCTGGTTAGCATTGTCAGGATTCTATAATAACGAGGGCAGTCCAGTAATTATAGGGGTCATACTACTTTTAGTGTCATTGTTTATTTTTAGTTCATTGACGATTGTGGCACCTAACCAAGCGAAAGTACTTACGTTTTTTGGTCGGTATGTGGGTTCGATTCGTGATGCTGGGTTATATGTCACGATTCCACTAACAAATAAAGCAACATTATCGTTACGAGTTCGTAACTTCAATAGTGACCTTTTGAAAGTTAACGATTCTAAAGGAAATCCTGTGGAAATTGGCGCGGTGATTGTTTTCAAAGTTGTTGATAGTGCAAAGGCGTCATTTGACGTTGATCAATATGAACAATTTGTTGAGATTCAAAGTGAATCAGCGATTCGGCATGTTGCTACTGAGTATCCATATGATACATTTGAGGATGAAGCAGCACTTTCTCTGCGAGGTAATCCTAATGATGTTTCTAATAATCTGACGAAAGAACTGCAAGAACGGTTAGAGGTTGCTGGGGTTAAAATTATTGAAACTCGGTTAACTCATTTAGCCTATGCCACTGAAATTGCCAATGCAATGTTACAGCGGCAACAAGCAAGTGCCATTCTATCCGCCCGTAAGATTATTGTGCAAGGGGCAGTTTCCATGACTGAGGATGCAATTAATCAGTTGGATACCGATACCAATATTAAATTAGACGATGATCGTAAATTACAATTAATTAATAATATGTTGGTTTCAATTATTACTGATCGCGGGACGCAACCCGTTATTAATACTGATAATGTCAAACGTTAA
- a CDS encoding L-lactate dehydrogenase — MRKIGIIGLGHVGATVAYTLVSKGLVDELVLIDANDKKVVAEQYDLLDAIARLDTSTTIKVQDYATLKDADLIITAFGNIGIIQEDGDRFGELKFNAKAVEQVAPKIKSSGFDGILINIGNPCDVVTAYLQQLTELPQKHVFGTGTFLDTARMQRAVGMKLGLDPKNIGGYVYGEHGESQFVAWSTVTVNGRPINEMQAGYQIDFETLETDARRGGWFIFSGKGFTNYAIATCVVKLTRAVLSNAHFAAPVSTYSPEFKTYVGQPAVVGANGIESLVFLKLSELEHGQLKSSAGFIKQKIEGLSRN; from the coding sequence ATGCGAAAAATAGGAATTATCGGTTTAGGGCATGTGGGTGCAACGGTAGCATACACATTGGTTTCTAAGGGTTTGGTTGATGAGCTTGTATTGATAGATGCAAATGATAAAAAAGTGGTTGCTGAACAGTATGATTTACTAGATGCAATTGCGCGATTGGATACCTCTACTACAATCAAAGTTCAAGATTATGCTACGTTAAAAGATGCTGATTTAATTATCACTGCTTTTGGCAATATCGGTATCATTCAAGAAGATGGCGATCGGTTTGGTGAGTTGAAATTTAACGCGAAAGCAGTTGAACAGGTAGCACCCAAAATCAAATCATCTGGTTTCGATGGTATTTTAATCAATATTGGTAATCCATGCGATGTGGTAACAGCCTATTTACAGCAACTGACTGAGTTACCACAAAAGCATGTTTTTGGCACGGGGACCTTTTTAGACACCGCACGGATGCAACGGGCAGTCGGGATGAAGTTAGGGTTAGATCCCAAAAATATCGGTGGCTACGTTTATGGTGAGCATGGCGAATCACAGTTTGTTGCCTGGTCAACGGTGACGGTGAATGGTCGCCCAATTAATGAAATGCAGGCAGGCTATCAAATAGATTTTGAAACACTTGAAACTGATGCCAGAAGAGGTGGCTGGTTTATTTTTTCAGGTAAAGGATTTACGAATTATGCAATTGCAACCTGTGTCGTCAAATTAACGCGCGCTGTGTTATCGAACGCACATTTTGCTGCGCCAGTGTCTACATATAGTCCTGAATTTAAGACATATGTTGGTCAACCAGCGGTGGTGGGTGCCAATGGAATTGAATCATTGGTATTTTTAAAACTTAGTGAGCTTGAACATGGTCAATTAAAATCATCGGCTGGGTTTATTAAGCAAAAAATTGAAGGTTTAAGTCGTAATTAA
- a CDS encoding L-lactate dehydrogenase, with product MRKFGIIGVGHVGATVAYTLVCKGIADELILIDKNEGKATAEQLDLQDAQARLDTRTIIKTQDYTELEDTDVLFVTSGNIHALDNVSGNRWAEFEYTREIVKDIAPKIKASGFDGVLIDTMNPCDAITHYLQRETGLSKQQCFGTGTFLDTARMQKVVSDVFDVDPKNVTGYVYGEHGESQFSAWSTVQVNGLDILDLAQDQDLDLSELEEKARHGGWAVHSGKGYTSYAIATCAVKLSEAVLSDAKLACPCSSYSEKYDTYVGQPSIVGKNGIESVTELPLPDDEEAKFKHSADTIKEKFATL from the coding sequence ATGAGAAAATTTGGTATTATTGGTGTTGGACATGTTGGTGCGACTGTGGCATATACTTTGGTCTGTAAGGGTATTGCTGATGAGTTAATTTTAATTGATAAAAACGAAGGCAAGGCGACTGCGGAACAACTTGATTTACAAGATGCGCAGGCCCGCTTAGATACACGGACGATTATTAAAACTCAGGATTATACGGAATTGGAGGACACTGATGTCTTATTTGTTACTTCTGGTAATATTCACGCGCTTGATAATGTTTCTGGAAACCGTTGGGCAGAATTTGAGTACACACGAGAAATTGTAAAAGATATTGCTCCCAAAATAAAAGCATCTGGGTTTGATGGTGTTTTAATTGATACGATGAACCCATGTGATGCGATTACTCATTATCTACAACGTGAAACTGGTCTATCAAAACAACAATGCTTTGGAACTGGAACATTTCTTGATACCGCGAGAATGCAAAAAGTTGTTTCTGATGTATTTGATGTTGATCCTAAAAATGTCACGGGCTATGTGTACGGAGAGCACGGTGAATCTCAATTTTCTGCTTGGTCAACCGTCCAGGTAAATGGATTAGATATTTTAGATTTGGCACAAGATCAAGACTTGGATTTAAGTGAGTTGGAAGAAAAAGCACGACATGGTGGTTGGGCAGTTCATTCTGGTAAAGGATACACCAGTTATGCAATCGCAACTTGTGCAGTTAAGCTAAGTGAAGCAGTATTGTCAGACGCTAAATTAGCCTGTCCATGTTCTTCATATAGTGAGAAATATGATACATACGTCGGTCAACCTTCAATTGTTGGAAAAAATGGGATTGAATCGGTAACAGAATTACCATTACCAGACGATGAGGAAGCCAAGTTCAAGCATTCGGCTGATACGATTAAGGAAAAGTTCGCAACACTATAA